The following nucleotide sequence is from Natronorubrum aibiense.
CATCGATGGCGAGTCCATCGTCGCCGAACCGGGTGCGGTCACCGCACTCGTCGGCCCGAACGGTTCGGGGAAGAGCACGCTTTTGAAGGGGTTGGCCAATCAACTGGCCCCTCACGACGGTTCGGTACTGCTCTGCGGGGACGACGTACAGACAATGAACACGAAAGCGCTTGCCCGGAAGCTCGGGTTGCTCTCGCAGGAGAGCACGTCGCCGTCGAGTATCACTGTCGAAGACCTCGTCTTGCACGGCCGCTACCCGCATCGGGGCTTTTTCGAGAGCATCACCGAAGCGGATCGGCGGGCAGTCGAGCGCGCGATCGAGCTTGCAGGCTGTGACCACCTCCGCGAGCGTGCGGTCGGCAGTCTGAGCGGTGGGCAAAAACAGCTCGCGTGGATCGCGATGGTCCTGGCCCAAGATACCGACGTCCTGCTCCTCGACGAGCCGACGACGTTCCTCGATCTTCACCACCAACTTCGGGTACTGGAGGTCGTCGACCGTCTTCGAGAGGAGCGCGAGGTTACGGTCGTCGTCGTGCTCCACGACATCGAACAGGCGGCCTGGCTCGCAGACCACATGGTTGCGCTCGAGAACGGCCAGATACGGGCTCGAGGAACGCCCGAGGAGGTCGTCACCGAAGCGTTGCTCGGAGAGGTGTTCCGTATCGACGCCGATGTCGAACTAACCGAGCATGGACCGCGAATCCACCCGCTGCGCGCCCGCTACGACGCTGGTTCGAATACCGACAGCGAGGCCATCCACCAAACAGACAGCGTGGAGGCCGAGTAGTGACCGACATCGAGGGGGGAGAGACCGACCTCGAAATCCAAGATCCGGTCATCATCTGCTAGACGAGGCAACTGCCAGCGTCGACACGGAAACCGAGTATCTCATCCAGCGATCTCTAGATCGTCTCACGGCTGACCGAACGACAGTGGTTATCGCTCACCGCCTCTCAACGATCAAGGACGCCGACACCATCCTCGTGCTCGGGGATGGACAGATCGTCGAACGTGGGAAACACGGAGAGTTACTCGCAGCGGACGGTCTGTACGCCAATCTGAGGAGTGTGCAGGCCGGCGAAATCGACGATCTGTCCGAAGAGTTCGTCGAGCGCGCCGCTTACGGCGCGGCTGACGACGTTTTTAGGCCTGCCTAAGAATCGGAGTGTTTATTAGTTTTTAGGCGAGCCTAAAGATATGCCAAGTGAAGAATCGAGGCACGAAGTATCGACGCGAAGAGACACGCTAAAGTACGGCGGGATACTCGCAGCGAGCCTTGCCCTTGCGGGCTGTTCGGATCTGGCCGGGCAGAACGAGACGACAGCCCCATCGGCCACGGAGTCGTACTCGGTCGAACTGTCTCCGGTCGGAGAGGTTACCTTCGACGAGATCCCGTCGAACGTGATGGCTTACAGTCCACACTACGCGGATATGCTCGTCGCACTGGGTCACGACGATGCCCTCAACTCCCTCGGGTTCCCAGACGGCTACGGGCAGACGCTCTCGTACTTTTTCGAGCCGTTCGACGGCGTCGATTTCGACGTCAACGGGCTAACGGAACTGTTTTCGAACGGATCGTTCGACAAAGAAGTTCTCTACGAACTCGACAGTGACGTCCACCTGATGGACCCGGCCTGGGCGTCGACGTTCGATGGCTGGGACAAGACGGACACCGACGAAATACGCGATAACGTCGGCCCATGGTTCGGGAACCGATACAGCCGTCAGCACGCGAGTCCAACCGAGAAGTGGGCCGACGGGTATCGGTACTACACGATTTGGGAACTCACCGAGAAGGTCGCAGCGGTGTTCCAAGAGGAAGATCGCTTCGAAGCATTACAGGCGGAGTACGAGGATTTGTACGCGACGATTCGCGCAAATCTTCCACCGGAGAACGAGCGCCCGACGGTGGGGCTCGTCACGTACTACGACGATACGTTCCACCCGTATCGGATCTCGGGGCCGGGCTTCGGGAAAGCACACACGCGTCCGCTGGGCGCACGCGATGCGTTTGCAAACAGCGATCGGACGTATGCTGAGAACTACGAAGCCGGCTACGACTTCGAGGGAATGTTCGAAATTGACCCGGACGTCATCCTCCACAACTTTGCTGTCACGCCGTTTTACGACTGGGAAGCCGTCGTCGACGCGATCGAGAACGATCCACTCGGACAAGAGTTGACCGCCATCCGGAACGATCGTTTCTACGCATCGGGGCAGTCGTTCCAAGGGCCGCTCCAGACCCTGTTGCAACTCGAGATGACCGCCAAACAAGTGTACCCCGAGCAGTTCGGAGAGTGGCCGCGCTACGAGACGGGAGATAGCTATCCCGAATTCGACGACGACGAGCAGCTGTTCGATCACGAGCGAGTGGCCAACATCGTCAGCGGTGAGTTCTGAAGATGCATCCCAGCGACACGAACGCGGAGACGACGCGAACACCGACGCGCAGAGACACGATCAAATACGGCGGCGCAGTCGTCAGCGGGGGGCTGCTTGCCGGCTGCGTGGGCGATTCGGAATCGGCACCGGCAGCAACAGACGGCACCACCGAAGGCGGTCCGTATACCGTCTCGATGGAGCCCGTCGGTGAGGTTACGTTCGAGTCGGTTCCAGAGACGTGGGTCGCATACACCGGTGGATACGCAGATATGGCCGTCGCACTCGGCCAGGCAGACGGAATAACGGGTATCGGTCACGCCCCTCGGTACTACACGTCCGTCTACGACGAACTTCCGGGCGTAAGCGTCGACCGCGAGCAACTCGAGGCAAATCCCGAAGTCAGAACCAAAGAACAGTTCTACGAACTCGACAGCGACGTTCACCTCTATGATCCGGAGATGCTCATCAACTGGTTCGACTGGGACCAGTCCGATATCGACGAGATTGCCAGAAACGTCGGGCCGTTCGTGGGCAATCTGATCTTCCGACGGTCTGATAACTGGCACAGCGATTACCGCTACTACACGCTCTACGAGGCGTTCGAGAAGGTCGCAGAAGTCTTCCAACAGCGAGACCGTTTCGAGGCGTTCGCGGAGTTCCACGACGAGTTCATCGCCGATATTCAGACACAGCTCCCCGCGCCGGATCAGCGTCCCAACGTCTTTCTCACGTTCGAGGGAAGTACCGAACCAGAGGCGTTCTCACCGTACCGGCTCGTCGATAAGGGAACGAGCAAGAAACAGTGGCTCGATCTCGGCGTTGGTGACGTGCTAGCTGGAACCGACATCGAGAACCTGAGCACCACGATCCGCGGAAAACTCGATTACGAACACCTGCTGGAAGTCGATCCGGACGTTATTCTCATTCGAGGACACGAGCGAAAATCCGCGTCGGAGTTCCGCGATACTGTCCTTGCGTATATGGAGGATCATCCCGTCGGAGGTAAACTTCGGGCCGTCGAGAACGGGCGAGTGTACCGTGGCGGCTACCTCTATCAGGGACCGATACAGAACCTGTTTTTGACCGAACGGGCTGCCAAACAGATGTATCCCGACGTGTTCGGTGACGTAACGAGCGATACGGAGCTGTTCGACCGCGAACGAGTTGCTGACATTATTAACGGAGAGATATAACAATGGCGGACGACCACACGAATACGACGACTGGACCGACGCGCAGAGACACGCTAAAGTACGGCGCGGCTATCGGCGGCGCTGCCCTTGCTGGCTGTTCGGATCTCGCAGACCGGAATGAGGGAGCTGAAACAGCCGGCCATGGAAACGGATCATATACGGTGACGATGCCGCCGATGGGCGACGTCGAATTCGATTCGGTTCCACAGTCGTATATGTCCTACCGTGTCACCCACGCGGACATGGGCGTGGCTCTCGGTGTCGGCGATCGTCTGAAAGCGGTCTACAATATCGGCCAGTATCCGTTCGAATTCTACGACGAGTTGCCGGGCGTCGATGTCGACGTCGACTCGCTTTCGGAAATTGAAGTGAACGAGGACTACGAGGCCGATAAAGAGTGGTTCTACGAGATTGACTGTGACGTCCACCTGATGGACCCCGAGTACATGTCGCAGTGGCTGCTCTCGCCCGAGGACGTCGACGAAATCGCACAGAACATCGGGCCGTTTTTCGGCCACTACGCTCGCCGACGGATCGGCGAGGAGCGAGACTATCCGTTCCTGTCGCTGTACGAAATCTTCGAAAACGTCTCGAAGGTGTTCCAGCGTGAAGACCGCTATGCGGCATTCAGTGAGTTCCACGACGAGTTCATCAACGACCTGCAGGCTGAGCTTCCGTCGGACGCAGAGCGTCCGGCCGTCGGCCTCGTCGCCACCGGACCCGAAATGGTACAGAACGACGAGTTCGGCGCGTACCACATCGATCCCGGCTACGGAAAGAAACAGTACATCGACCTCGAGGTAAAAAACGCCATGGAGGGCATCGTTCCCGAAGACACGTCGTATGCGCAGGTCGACTACGAGACGCTTCTGGAAGCCGATCCGGACATCCTGATGATCCATAACGGAATCCTCGGGACCGATTCTCGCGAAGCGTTCATCGATCAGGTGATCGATCCGATGCGAGAGCACCCCCTTGGAAGTCAGCTAACAGCGGTACAGAACGATGACGTGTACCGCGGTGGCAACAATACGCAGGGACCGATTACGAACCTCTTCCAGACAGAGGCAGTCGCAAAGCAACTCTATCCGGAGCAGTTCGGCAACTTCCCCGGATTCGGACAAATACCCGATGATGCGAAGTTGTTCGACCGCGAGCGGGTTGCGGACATCATTAACGGAGACATCTGAACATGCGTGCCATCGATATGAAATTGGCAGCCGAACCGACGCTCAGAGAGCCCATCAAATACACACTCGCGGGGGATCGCTGAATGCGCGCTCGAGAGTGGGAAATCGCGGGGACCTACCGTGACCCAGCGGACTACGACATCCCCGACCTGCCGTCTTGGCGAGTCTGTCGCGGCAAGTGTGGCGGTCTGGCGTTCGCCGACGGGGACAGTGAACCGTTCATCGTCGCCGACCAGCCGGTGACCGTAAAGCGGTAAGCGACTCAAGGCCACGACCAACACACGGAGGAAACGCGGTACACAAGTCTCGAGTCGCGACCGAGGACCGCACGAATCGGACAACTCATCGTTCACGCCGTGATACGGTTGTGGAACTCACGGTTTCGTCCTGCGACTGAGGATCACGCTGGTTACACCATATGCTGCGATATCTTCTGGAGAAACGACCAGCAAGCGAGCAAATCCGTCTCGAGACTCGAGCAGTTCGACCGTGACGACGGCGAGACGGCGCTCTTTCCCACACCCTCATTCAGTGGCGCTGCACGTTCGTCGCTCGCGTTGGATCCCCATCTCAGCGATGTTCGCACCGTACTCCGCCGTTCGTTTGATACTATCGAGCAATAGCCCCGCCAGATACGCATTCCCCGCCGAATCGTGCTCGTAAAGGTCGCGATCGATCGCCTCGAGGTCGGCTACGAGTTTGGTCCGGTCGTCCAGCGCCTGATAGGCGGTCTCGAGTGGTGCATTCGAGAGGACGGTTTCAGTCGAGCGCTCGAAGACGGCTCGCGAGCGATCCGCCATCCCGCCGATCGTGTCGACGAGCTCGGGCGACAGGTCGGGGGCGTGTCTCGTGACCAGACGAGCGATCTTTTCTGCGTGGTCGCCGACGCGCTCGAGCTGTCTGGCGACATAGTAGTACTCGAATAGTTCGTCTCTGGTGAAGCCGAGCTGTTGGACCTCCTGAAGGTTCGAGAGCGAGCGCCGGAAGTGACGGGAAATCATGGCGAACATTTTGTCGGCTTCGTCGTCGCGATCGATCACGCTTCGTGCGAGCGACTCGTCACCGTCGACGACCGCGTCGATCGCGTCCCGGTACATGCTCAAGACGATGAGATTGAGGCGGATCGTGTTCTTTCGAATCGAGACGTTCCGTGCCTCGATCAGGTTATGGAAGACGATCTTCGTCTCGGTCGCCTCGAGCACTTCGAGGCCGCTCAAAGACGTTCGTCTGGTGAATTCGTGTGCGACGCCGGCCATATTCCCCGTCGGATCACGGAGGCAGATACGATCGTAGCCGACCAGATACAGCGCCTCGACGGTTCGGACGAGTTCGTCGAGCGATCGTGACTCGACTGGCACCGTCGCGACCAGTTCGTCGTCCGCTTTGTGTGTGGAACTGACGAGTAACGTTCCGTCCTCGTTGGGATCGACGTGAAGGATCGAGCCCGCCTCGACCCCGTGTTCTTCAGCCCACTGTTTCGGCAGCGAGACGGTGTACGTCGTTCCACCGGAGAGTTGTACCTTTCGCGTTTCCATACGCGGGCCTCGAATGGTCTATGCTTGATTGCTGCTATGAGGGACCTATATTGGAATATAGCGCTACTGGTCGGACCCGACACGCCTGGTGGGCACTCGAGCGCTCGATGCCGCTTTCATCTCCGGACCAGTCCGTACTATCTGTTGTACACAGCTATCCGGGAGACCGGCCAACAGGCAATTATGTCCCGCCAATCGGTACAGTGGTGTATCCACCAGTCGCGACATGGCCGTGAAGCGACGCTCGCACAGATCGTCGAGGCGATCGACCGAACAGCCCTCGAGACGAAGTCGGCGCTCGCCGACGACCTCGACCTCTCGGAACACTACGTCTCCGAACTCCTCCAAGAACTGAAAGGGCGCGACCTCGTCAAGAAGGCCTACGTCGTCGATCAGGAACGGCTCTTCGAGGAGGCGCCCGCCGTCTCGAGTCTCTACGGGACGGATACAACCGAGAACGGGCAGATCATCCTCGAGTTACTCGAGGGGATCGAGCAGGTGACGAACGAGCAGTACGCCGCCGCTCGCGCGACGTTCGTCGGGGAGACCCCGGAGCGAACTGCGGGGCAACTCGAGCCGCTGACGAACGAGCGGACGTCCGCGCTGCTCAACGAACTCAAGTCTTTTACCCTCTCGACGGAGTGGCCGGGAAACAGGGTGGCAGCCGAGTTCGCAACGATCGCCCGCAATCTCGAACTGGTCGGCGATAGAGCCTGTTTCGTCTCCGACGTGGTCGAAGACACGGCAGTCAACGCCAGCGGGGTTATCGAGGAGCGACTGCTCGAGGTGTTCGAGACCGGCGAACGGATCAACGAGTACGTCAGGGCGATCCTCTTCGACTGCGATCTCGACAGTATCGACAGCCTCTACGCCGCCGAGGAACGCGTCCACCGAAACATAAACGAACTGTTCGAGCTGGTGACCGCTTACGACACCGACGTCTACGGCTACCTGGTTTCGATCACGCGAGCGCTTGAGCGGGCGATCTACTACTGGGTCGACACCGCGGAAATCGCCGTCCAGTTACACGTCGGGATCGAACTCGAGCACCTGACGATGGGAACGAGTGCGTAGCCGGCGAAAGCAGGGCGTGACCCCGCTGGCGGTTACCGCCGACTAGCCGAACAGGTCAGTACTAGTCCGGACTTGCAAAAACGGCTGGTGATCAACTCCTGCATCGGATTTTCGGGTTGTGACGATCCAGAGTCTACGCAGACAACGGTTATCCACTGTCTGTCCAACCCCAGACCGATGGCAGATATGACCACCGATGCATCCGAGGAATCGACTTCGAACCCGGAACCGAATACGAACGCCAGCCGACTGGGGCGTCGCCAGTTCATCACAGGCACTGCAGGCGCTGCGACACTGACCGGACTCGCCGGGTGTAGCGACGTACTCGGTTCGACGGGCGGAAACGGTGAGACTGTCACCATCCTCCTCACGCCCGATAACCCGACCGACGTCGAGGAAGAGTATACGCCGATGAAAAACTATCTCGAGGGCGAGATCGACGGTCTCGCGGTCGATCTGCGGGTTCCAACCGATTACTCGGCCGTTCGGACGGCTCTCGAGAGCGAACAGGCCGAGATCGGCCTCGAAGACGTCGGTCTAATTTCGAAACCCGAGATCTTCGACGTCATGGGTACGGCGGTCACCGGCGGAACGGCGTTTTATTTTTCGATGATGCTTACGCAACCGGATTCTGGCATTGAAAAGCGAACCGATCTGAAAGGGAAGAAAGTCGCGTTCGCCGATAGACTCTCGACGAGTGGCTC
It contains:
- a CDS encoding ABC transporter substrate-binding protein, yielding MPSEESRHEVSTRRDTLKYGGILAASLALAGCSDLAGQNETTAPSATESYSVELSPVGEVTFDEIPSNVMAYSPHYADMLVALGHDDALNSLGFPDGYGQTLSYFFEPFDGVDFDVNGLTELFSNGSFDKEVLYELDSDVHLMDPAWASTFDGWDKTDTDEIRDNVGPWFGNRYSRQHASPTEKWADGYRYYTIWELTEKVAAVFQEEDRFEALQAEYEDLYATIRANLPPENERPTVGLVTYYDDTFHPYRISGPGFGKAHTRPLGARDAFANSDRTYAENYEAGYDFEGMFEIDPDVILHNFAVTPFYDWEAVVDAIENDPLGQELTAIRNDRFYASGQSFQGPLQTLLQLEMTAKQVYPEQFGEWPRYETGDSYPEFDDDEQLFDHERVANIVSGEF
- a CDS encoding phosphate signaling complex PhoU family protein, producing METRKVQLSGGTTYTVSLPKQWAEEHGVEAGSILHVDPNEDGTLLVSSTHKADDELVATVPVESRSLDELVRTVEALYLVGYDRICLRDPTGNMAGVAHEFTRRTSLSGLEVLEATETKIVFHNLIEARNVSIRKNTIRLNLIVLSMYRDAIDAVVDGDESLARSVIDRDDEADKMFAMISRHFRRSLSNLQEVQQLGFTRDELFEYYYVARQLERVGDHAEKIARLVTRHAPDLSPELVDTIGGMADRSRAVFERSTETVLSNAPLETAYQALDDRTKLVADLEAIDRDLYEHDSAGNAYLAGLLLDSIKRTAEYGANIAEMGIQRERRTCSATE
- a CDS encoding PhnD/SsuA/transferrin family substrate-binding protein; the encoded protein is MADMTTDASEESTSNPEPNTNASRLGRRQFITGTAGAATLTGLAGCSDVLGSTGGNGETVTILLTPDNPTDVEEEYTPMKNYLEGEIDGLAVDLRVPTDYSAVRTALESEQAEIGLEDVGLISKPEIFDVMGTAVTGGTAFYFSMMLTQPDSGIEKRTDLKGKKVAFADRLSTSGSIFATYTLMEAGLDIGEAPDGDPVDFEGEWSNHDQALKDLKNGRADACCTWSGNGMESVAAEDIPQEVREEDAYVDEAGTEEPLVKPIWWSFPIPKQPFYARKSWESDMKDTIEEALHNANEQKMEPYVPDDYEGSLPFTTLEDTGLDHYEPVIERLDALDIELGN
- a CDS encoding ABC transporter substrate-binding protein; this encodes MHPSDTNAETTRTPTRRDTIKYGGAVVSGGLLAGCVGDSESAPAATDGTTEGGPYTVSMEPVGEVTFESVPETWVAYTGGYADMAVALGQADGITGIGHAPRYYTSVYDELPGVSVDREQLEANPEVRTKEQFYELDSDVHLYDPEMLINWFDWDQSDIDEIARNVGPFVGNLIFRRSDNWHSDYRYYTLYEAFEKVAEVFQQRDRFEAFAEFHDEFIADIQTQLPAPDQRPNVFLTFEGSTEPEAFSPYRLVDKGTSKKQWLDLGVGDVLAGTDIENLSTTIRGKLDYEHLLEVDPDVILIRGHERKSASEFRDTVLAYMEDHPVGGKLRAVENGRVYRGGYLYQGPIQNLFLTERAAKQMYPDVFGDVTSDTELFDRERVADIINGEI
- a CDS encoding ABC transporter ATP-binding protein, with amino-acid sequence MGNDTTATRRTSGSRETGVAEPSDAVEGSGTSTLVGSELVLRYSSSDESVIDGESIVAEPGAVTALVGPNGSGKSTLLKGLANQLAPHDGSVLLCGDDVQTMNTKALARKLGLLSQESTSPSSITVEDLVLHGRYPHRGFFESITEADRRAVERAIELAGCDHLRERAVGSLSGGQKQLAWIAMVLAQDTDVLLLDEPTTFLDLHHQLRVLEVVDRLREEREVTVVVVLHDIEQAAWLADHMVALENGQIRARGTPEEVVTEALLGEVFRIDADVELTEHGPRIHPLRARYDAGSNTDSEAIHQTDSVEAE
- a CDS encoding ABC transporter substrate-binding protein; this translates as MADDHTNTTTGPTRRDTLKYGAAIGGAALAGCSDLADRNEGAETAGHGNGSYTVTMPPMGDVEFDSVPQSYMSYRVTHADMGVALGVGDRLKAVYNIGQYPFEFYDELPGVDVDVDSLSEIEVNEDYEADKEWFYEIDCDVHLMDPEYMSQWLLSPEDVDEIAQNIGPFFGHYARRRIGEERDYPFLSLYEIFENVSKVFQREDRYAAFSEFHDEFINDLQAELPSDAERPAVGLVATGPEMVQNDEFGAYHIDPGYGKKQYIDLEVKNAMEGIVPEDTSYAQVDYETLLEADPDILMIHNGILGTDSREAFIDQVIDPMREHPLGSQLTAVQNDDVYRGGNNTQGPITNLFQTEAVAKQLYPEQFGNFPGFGQIPDDAKLFDRERVADIINGDI
- a CDS encoding PhoU family transcriptional regulator, with product MSRQSVQWCIHQSRHGREATLAQIVEAIDRTALETKSALADDLDLSEHYVSELLQELKGRDLVKKAYVVDQERLFEEAPAVSSLYGTDTTENGQIILELLEGIEQVTNEQYAAARATFVGETPERTAGQLEPLTNERTSALLNELKSFTLSTEWPGNRVAAEFATIARNLELVGDRACFVSDVVEDTAVNASGVIEERLLEVFETGERINEYVRAILFDCDLDSIDSLYAAEERVHRNINELFELVTAYDTDVYGYLVSITRALERAIYYWVDTAEIAVQLHVGIELEHLTMGTSA